A single region of the Pontimicrobium sp. SW4 genome encodes:
- the rpmG gene encoding 50S ribosomal protein L33, whose amino-acid sequence MAKKGNRIQVILECTEHKESGQPGTSRYITTKNKKNTPDRMEIKKFNPILKRMTVHKEIK is encoded by the coding sequence ATGGCAAAAAAAGGAAATAGAATTCAAGTAATATTAGAGTGTACAGAGCATAAAGAATCTGGACAACCTGGAACTTCTAGATATATTACAACAAAAAATAAAAAGAACACGCCTGATAGAATGGAGATTAAGAAATTTAATCCAATCTTAAAGCGTATGACAGTTCATAAAGAAATTAAATAA
- the rimO gene encoding 30S ribosomal protein S12 methylthiotransferase RimO: MRTKSLKKNKINVVTLGCSKNVYDSEVLMGQLKANNKDVVHEEEGNIVVINTCGFINNAKEESVNTILEYLQKKEEGDVDKVFVTGCLSERYKPDLEKEIPDVDQYFGTTELPSLLKALGADYKHELIGERLTTTPKNYAYLKIAEGCDRPCSFCAIPLMRGKHKSTPIEEVVIEAEKLAAKGVKELILIAQDLTYYGLDLYKKRNLAELLEALVKVDGIEWIRLHYAFPTGFPMDVLDVMNREPKICNYLDIPLQHISDSILKSMRRGTTQEKTTKLLKEFRAKVPNMTIRTTLIVGYPGETEEDYQKLKDWVIDMRFERLGCFTYSHEENTHAYNLEDDVPQEVKQERANEIMEIQSQISWELNQEKIGQEFKVVIDRKEGDYFVGRTEFDSPDVDNEVLIDASKTYLKTGEFATVKITDAADFDLYADVV; the protein is encoded by the coding sequence ATGAGGACAAAGTCACTTAAAAAGAATAAAATCAACGTTGTAACATTAGGATGCTCTAAAAATGTTTACGACAGTGAGGTGTTGATGGGACAACTTAAAGCAAACAATAAAGACGTTGTACATGAAGAAGAAGGCAATATTGTAGTGATAAACACCTGTGGTTTTATTAATAATGCCAAGGAGGAAAGTGTAAATACCATCCTTGAATATCTTCAAAAAAAGGAGGAAGGCGATGTAGATAAAGTGTTTGTAACAGGTTGTTTAAGCGAGCGTTATAAGCCAGATTTGGAAAAAGAAATTCCTGATGTCGATCAATATTTTGGAACTACCGAATTACCTAGTTTATTAAAAGCTCTCGGTGCAGACTATAAGCACGAACTTATAGGTGAGCGTTTAACAACTACACCAAAAAATTACGCTTATTTAAAGATAGCTGAAGGTTGTGATAGACCTTGTAGTTTTTGTGCGATTCCTTTAATGCGAGGAAAACATAAATCTACACCTATTGAAGAGGTTGTAATTGAAGCTGAAAAACTAGCAGCCAAGGGTGTTAAAGAACTAATACTTATTGCTCAAGATTTAACCTATTATGGACTTGATTTATATAAGAAACGTAATTTAGCCGAACTTCTTGAAGCTTTAGTAAAAGTTGATGGTATCGAGTGGATTCGTTTGCATTATGCATTTCCAACTGGTTTCCCAATGGATGTGTTAGATGTGATGAATAGAGAGCCTAAAATTTGTAATTATTTAGACATACCATTACAACATATTTCCGATAGTATTTTAAAAAGCATGCGTCGTGGAACGACTCAAGAAAAAACGACAAAGCTGTTAAAGGAATTTAGAGCAAAAGTTCCTAATATGACGATTAGAACCACACTTATTGTTGGGTATCCTGGAGAAACCGAAGAAGATTACCAAAAGCTTAAAGATTGGGTAATCGATATGCGTTTTGAACGCTTAGGTTGTTTTACTTATTCACATGAAGAAAATACACACGCTTATAATCTAGAAGATGATGTGCCACAAGAGGTGAAGCAAGAGAGAGCAAATGAAATCATGGAAATACAGTCTCAAATTTCTTGGGAATTAAATCAAGAAAAAATAGGACAGGAATTTAAAGTAGTTATCGACAGAAAAGAAGGTGATTACTTTGTAGGTCGTACAGAATTTGATTCACCAGATGTAGATAATGAAGTCCTTATTGATGCTTCAAAAACATATCTAAAAACAGGAGAGTTTGCAACGGTAAAAATTACTGATGCTGCCGATTTTGACTTGTATGCAGATGTTGTTTAA
- a CDS encoding porin family protein: protein MKKIILATVLVFFVGHISAQDEEIIIPEIGFGLKAGLNSMHNKTVNESSDNVQKKSGVYIGAFVNIPTSDIFSVQPEIIYSSTEFQGRNNINLLHLPVLLNFDLGNDFTGFVGPEGQVLLDLDEAENSDLYNSFMFGFTFGARYQITPNFYIEGRPYFALSKFLEDDSGYRKFNTLQIGLAFKF, encoded by the coding sequence ATGAAAAAAATAATACTCGCAACAGTTTTAGTGTTTTTTGTTGGACACATTTCTGCACAAGACGAAGAGATAATTATACCAGAAATAGGATTTGGGCTAAAAGCAGGCTTAAACTCTATGCATAATAAAACGGTCAATGAATCCAGTGATAATGTTCAAAAAAAATCTGGTGTCTATATTGGCGCTTTTGTAAACATTCCAACCTCAGATATTTTTAGTGTACAACCAGAAATTATTTATTCTTCAACTGAATTTCAAGGCAGAAACAACATAAATTTATTACACCTTCCTGTATTATTAAATTTCGATTTAGGAAATGATTTTACAGGTTTTGTTGGTCCAGAAGGTCAAGTTTTATTAGATTTAGATGAGGCAGAAAACAGCGATTTATATAACTCGTTTATGTTTGGGTTTACGTTTGGAGCAAGGTATCAAATCACTCCAAATTTTTATATTGAAGGTAGACCATATTTTGCCTTATCGAAGTTTCTTGAAGATGATTCTGGCTACAGAAAATTTAACACACTACAAATTGGGTTAGCTTTTAAATTTTAA
- a CDS encoding SRPBCC domain-containing protein, translating into MSYNIYHNLTINASPKEVFDAVSLPQHLDNWWTLKSSGKPELHTEYNLNFTDEYDWYCKVSKVEPNKSFHLKMTKSDDDWNPTTFGFDLEETKNGTLLKFSHINWPKENHHFKHSSFCWALLLNGLKNYLEKGEIIPFDNRD; encoded by the coding sequence ATGAGTTATAACATCTATCATAATCTAACAATAAATGCTTCTCCAAAAGAAGTCTTTGATGCGGTATCTTTGCCGCAACATTTAGATAATTGGTGGACCTTAAAAAGTTCTGGTAAGCCAGAATTACATACTGAATACAACTTAAATTTTACCGATGAATATGATTGGTATTGCAAAGTATCTAAAGTAGAACCAAACAAATCCTTTCATTTAAAAATGACAAAATCTGATGACGATTGGAATCCTACTACATTTGGTTTTGATTTGGAAGAAACAAAGAATGGTACGTTGCTAAAGTTTAGTCATATAAATTGGCCAAAGGAGAACCATCACTTTAAACATTCATCGTTTTGTTGGGCTTTACTACTTAACGGCTTAAAAAACTATCTTGAAAAGGGAGAGATTATTCCTTTTGATAATAGGGATTAA
- the rpmB gene encoding 50S ribosomal protein L28, whose amino-acid sequence MSRVCELTGKKAMVGNNVSHAMNKTKRKFNANLLKKRFYIPEEDKWVTLKVSAAALKTINRVGISAAIKDAKSKGFLK is encoded by the coding sequence ATGTCAAGAGTTTGTGAACTTACTGGAAAAAAAGCGATGGTTGGGAACAACGTTTCGCATGCAATGAATAAAACTAAACGTAAGTTTAATGCTAACTTACTTAAAAAACGTTTTTACATTCCTGAAGAAGATAAGTGGGTAACTTTAAAAGTTTCTGCTGCTGCATTAAAAACTATCAATAGAGTTGGTATTTCTGCTGCAATTAAAGACGCTAAATCTAAAGGATTTTTAAAATAA
- a CDS encoding carboxypeptidase-like regulatory domain-containing protein, translating to MKKGYLKLRKTSLASSLILLVFLVFNQNSYALNFQDTSQSFDEYKGRIIGNDTKDPLVFADISVTDSNISTITNKEGEFTLKVPKSLSEKNVKISFLGYETKEVSLQSLKGDNTIIALNVITTQLSQVNINVPKDARALVKATLENREEKYVNNKTLMTAFYRETIKKRNKNASLAEAVVKIYKEPYSTSKRDAVELVKSRKNTNYSRLDTLAVKLQGGPYSALYSDIVKYQDYIFDEELFDYYNFSFGNSTQINDRQVYVVNFEQQPNIVTPLYRGKLYIDAETFALVSANYSLNVENKDEAVKLFLRKKPRLVRVEAEEASYRVDYKTTPDGKWYYSYSNVQLAFRVKWRKKLFSSIYTLNIEMAVTDWTKNITTALNRDNKIRPTIILTDEASGFSDPEFWGEYNIIEPEKSIQSAILKISKQLEKIDKKKER from the coding sequence ATGAAAAAAGGATACTTAAAACTACGTAAAACAAGCCTCGCTTCATCACTAATACTTTTAGTTTTTTTGGTTTTTAATCAAAATTCTTATGCTTTAAATTTTCAAGACACCTCGCAGTCTTTCGATGAGTATAAAGGTCGTATTATTGGCAACGACACTAAAGACCCTTTAGTTTTTGCTGATATTTCAGTTACGGACTCAAATATTAGCACTATAACAAATAAAGAAGGTGAATTTACTTTAAAAGTACCTAAGTCATTATCTGAAAAGAATGTTAAAATATCTTTCCTTGGATATGAAACTAAAGAAGTATCACTGCAAAGTCTTAAAGGCGATAATACTATTATTGCCTTAAATGTTATTACTACACAGCTATCACAAGTAAATATAAATGTGCCAAAAGATGCTCGTGCATTAGTAAAAGCTACCTTAGAAAATCGTGAAGAAAAATATGTAAACAACAAAACTCTCATGACTGCTTTTTATAGAGAGACTATAAAAAAACGCAACAAAAATGCTTCTTTGGCCGAAGCTGTTGTTAAAATTTATAAAGAGCCTTACTCAACTTCTAAAAGAGATGCTGTAGAGTTAGTAAAGTCAAGAAAAAACACAAATTATTCTAGATTAGATACTTTAGCTGTAAAGCTACAAGGAGGTCCTTATAGTGCTTTGTATTCCGACATAGTTAAATACCAAGATTATATATTTGATGAAGAATTATTTGATTACTACAATTTTAGTTTTGGTAATTCAACTCAAATAAATGACCGTCAAGTATATGTTGTGAATTTTGAGCAACAACCAAATATAGTAACACCATTATATAGAGGCAAACTTTATATTGATGCTGAAACTTTTGCTTTAGTAAGTGCCAATTATAGCTTAAATGTTGAAAACAAAGATGAAGCAGTAAAGCTATTTCTTAGAAAAAAACCTAGATTGGTTAGAGTAGAAGCTGAAGAGGCTTCATATCGTGTTGATTATAAAACGACACCTGATGGGAAGTGGTATTATAGTTATAGCAACGTACAATTGGCTTTTAGGGTAAAATGGCGAAAAAAACTATTTAGCAGTATTTATACTTTGAATATTGAAATGGCAGTGACCGATTGGACAAAAAACATTACTACTGCTCTAAACAGAGATAATAAAATTAGGCCAACAATTATTTTAACTGATGAAGCTTCAGGATTTTCAGATCCAGAATTTTGGGGAGAATACAATATTATTGAACCTGAAAAATCAATTCAATCTGCAATTCTCAAGATTTCAAAGCAGCTTGAAAAAATTGACAAAAAGAAAGAGAGATAG
- the ftsY gene encoding signal recognition particle-docking protein FtsY, whose product MSFFKKIFSSEKKETLDKGLEKSKTSFLNKLNKAVAGKSKVDDDVLDNLEEVLVTSDVGVNTTLKVIDRIEARVAKDKYLGTSELNQILREEIAGLLSETNSGEATEFTIPDTQKPYVIMVVGVNGVGKTTTIGKLAYQFKKQGLNVVLGAADTFRAAAIDQLQVWADRVDIPIVKQSMGSDPASVAFDALESGVSQKADVVIIDTAGRLHNKVNLMNELTKVKRVMQKVVDDAPHDVLLVLDGSTGQNAFEQAKQFTAATEVTSLAVTKLDGTAKGGVVIGISDEFQIPVKYIGVGEGIEDLQVFNKYEFVDSFFK is encoded by the coding sequence ATGAGTTTTTTTAAAAAAATATTTTCTTCAGAAAAGAAAGAAACACTAGATAAGGGTTTAGAGAAATCTAAAACATCATTTTTAAATAAATTAAATAAAGCAGTCGCTGGAAAATCTAAAGTTGATGACGATGTTCTCGATAATTTAGAAGAAGTTTTAGTAACGAGTGATGTTGGTGTTAATACAACCTTAAAAGTTATTGATCGCATTGAGGCTAGAGTTGCAAAAGATAAATATCTAGGAACATCAGAATTAAATCAAATTTTAAGAGAAGAAATTGCAGGTTTATTATCCGAAACAAATTCTGGTGAAGCCACCGAGTTTACAATTCCAGATACTCAAAAACCATATGTAATTATGGTTGTTGGTGTTAATGGCGTCGGAAAAACTACAACCATTGGTAAATTGGCATATCAATTTAAAAAACAAGGACTGAATGTTGTTTTAGGAGCAGCAGATACCTTTAGAGCTGCAGCGATAGACCAATTACAAGTTTGGGCAGATCGTGTGGATATTCCTATTGTAAAACAATCTATGGGAAGTGATCCTGCGTCTGTGGCGTTTGACGCATTAGAATCTGGAGTGTCGCAAAAAGCCGATGTGGTTATTATTGATACAGCTGGACGCTTACATAATAAAGTTAACTTAATGAATGAGCTAACCAAGGTAAAACGAGTGATGCAAAAAGTGGTTGACGACGCGCCTCATGATGTATTATTGGTTCTTGATGGTTCAACTGGTCAGAACGCTTTCGAACAAGCAAAGCAATTTACTGCAGCAACTGAAGTAACATCGTTGGCAGTCACTAAATTGGATGGTACAGCCAAAGGAGGTGTAGTTATTGGTATTAGTGACGAGTTTCAAATTCCTGTAAAATATATAGGCGTTGGTGAAGGTATTGAAGATTTACAAGTGTTTAATAAATACGAGTTTGTAGATTCCTTTTTTAAATAA
- a CDS encoding amidase family protein, with protein MRNILFFLVIALVFSCKNDTSSTVITEREIPPVVRDSTDFREFRVLDSRYISKDELWKSFNKDLEDFSEETYNNLKSLIIEQDIPTLQKHIANGDLSYETLTKFYLYRIRKFDRENELSLNSVISLNPNVIEEAKKADNTRFVAPPHPIFGMPILLKDNINTSGMRTTAGAVALQDNNAQDAFITERLKSNGALILGKANLSEWAYFFCGDCPSGYSAIGGQTLNPYGRRTMDTGGSSSGSGVSVAANFSVGAVGSETSGSILSPSSSNSIVGLKPTIGLLSRSGIVPISSTLDTPGPMTKNVIDNAILLDAMSGFDDLDSKAIKSQVLSYSESLTESSIKGKRFGAFKRLMEDSLYVNAIKVLRDNGAEVVEVDEIDVQRSGFISLLNLDMKKDLPEYLANHAAKVVEVTSVQDVIDFNNLDSLDRAPYGQRLFKGIVDDSGSLQYLDSIKTDLKTKSRLYFDTPIEKQNIDGFLSINNFHAGWAATAEYPALTVPMGYQESGRPRGLTFISKPLSEKTLLEWAYVYEQASKKRVPPVNYN; from the coding sequence ATGCGTAACATCTTATTTTTTCTTGTAATTGCCCTTGTATTTTCTTGTAAAAATGACACATCTTCAACTGTAATAACAGAGAGGGAAATTCCTCCAGTTGTTAGAGACTCAACCGATTTTAGAGAGTTTCGAGTTTTAGATTCTAGATACATTAGTAAAGACGAGTTATGGAAATCTTTCAATAAGGATTTAGAAGATTTTTCGGAAGAGACTTATAATAATTTAAAATCTCTAATAATAGAGCAAGATATTCCAACGCTTCAAAAGCATATTGCTAATGGTGATTTATCTTATGAAACACTTACTAAGTTTTATTTGTATCGTATTAGAAAGTTTGACAGAGAAAATGAGTTGTCGTTAAATTCTGTTATATCATTAAATCCAAACGTGATTGAAGAAGCTAAAAAAGCGGATAATACTAGATTTGTAGCACCACCACATCCAATTTTTGGAATGCCAATTTTGTTAAAGGATAATATTAATACTTCAGGAATGAGAACAACTGCTGGTGCAGTAGCATTACAAGATAATAATGCGCAAGACGCTTTTATTACCGAACGCTTAAAAAGTAATGGCGCACTTATTTTAGGAAAAGCCAATTTAAGTGAATGGGCTTATTTTTTCTGTGGCGATTGTCCAAGTGGGTATAGTGCCATTGGTGGACAAACATTAAATCCTTATGGAAGGCGAACTATGGATACTGGAGGATCAAGTTCAGGAAGTGGCGTGTCTGTCGCTGCTAATTTCAGTGTTGGTGCTGTTGGCAGTGAAACGTCAGGTTCTATTTTGTCACCTTCCAGTTCTAATTCTATAGTTGGGTTAAAACCTACTATTGGTTTGTTGAGTAGAAGTGGAATTGTGCCTATTTCGTCAACTTTAGATACACCAGGACCAATGACTAAAAATGTGATTGATAATGCTATACTTTTGGATGCTATGAGTGGTTTTGACGATTTAGATTCAAAAGCAATTAAAAGTCAGGTTTTGAGTTATTCTGAATCACTTACTGAAAGTAGTATTAAGGGAAAACGATTTGGTGCTTTTAAGAGACTTATGGAAGATTCTTTATATGTGAATGCAATTAAAGTGTTACGTGACAATGGTGCTGAAGTTGTTGAAGTTGATGAAATTGATGTACAACGTTCAGGATTTATTAGCTTGTTAAATCTAGATATGAAAAAGGATTTGCCAGAGTATCTAGCTAATCATGCTGCAAAGGTTGTAGAAGTTACATCTGTTCAGGATGTGATAGATTTTAATAATTTAGATTCCTTAGATCGCGCACCTTACGGACAAAGACTCTTTAAGGGTATTGTAGACGACTCAGGAAGTTTGCAATATCTAGATTCAATTAAAACCGATTTAAAGACAAAGAGTAGATTGTATTTTGATACACCTATTGAGAAGCAAAATATTGACGGATTTTTATCAATCAATAATTTTCACGCAGGTTGGGCAGCCACAGCTGAATATCCAGCGTTAACGGTTCCAATGGGTTATCAAGAAAGTGGGCGCCCTAGAGGGTTAACGTTTATTTCTAAACCTTTGAGTGAAAAAACGTTATTGGAATGGGCTTATGTGTACGAACAAGCATCGAAGAAGCGAGTACCTCCAGTAAATTATAACTAG
- a CDS encoding serine hydrolase — MKNMQFYLFIICSVLLFNCSSSNDSDIINEDLITNSEIYFPSITSNEWETTPLEELDWNEANLQSLLDFLEQKNTKSFIILHDGKIVVEEYFNDHNSTLPWYWASAGKTLTTAIVGIAEEEGLINIDNKVSDYIGTGWTSAPLDKENLITCKNLLSMTSGLDDSLGDSTSPEDLQYIADAGSRWAYHNVYVKLQDVIAQTSNQTWTNYFNSKLKNKIGMSGFWVQNNDFNVYWSNAKSMARFGLLIYAKGKWENEQIIPEDYLNDAINTSQNINEAYGYLWWLNGKSTYHLPQSQLEFSGKLIPNAPNDMYSALGKNDQKIYIVPSKKLVIIRMGNSADNVNFALSSFDNDLWEKISTLVN; from the coding sequence ATGAAAAATATGCAGTTTTATCTATTTATTATTTGTTCTGTACTATTATTTAATTGCTCTTCAAGCAATGATTCTGATATAATTAATGAAGACTTAATAACGAATTCTGAAATTTATTTTCCATCGATTACATCAAATGAATGGGAAACAACGCCTTTAGAAGAATTAGATTGGAATGAAGCTAATTTACAATCACTTCTTGATTTTTTAGAACAAAAAAACACTAAAAGTTTTATAATACTTCACGACGGCAAAATAGTAGTAGAAGAATATTTTAATGATCATAATTCAACTTTACCATGGTATTGGGCTAGTGCAGGAAAAACACTTACCACTGCTATTGTTGGCATTGCTGAAGAGGAAGGTTTAATAAATATTGACAATAAAGTATCAGACTATATAGGAACTGGGTGGACAAGTGCTCCGCTAGATAAAGAAAACCTTATTACTTGCAAAAACCTTCTATCTATGACTTCTGGCTTAGATGACAGTTTAGGTGATAGTACATCTCCTGAAGATTTACAATATATAGCTGATGCTGGAAGCCGTTGGGCATACCATAATGTATATGTAAAGCTGCAAGATGTGATCGCCCAAACTAGCAATCAAACTTGGACGAACTACTTTAATTCTAAACTAAAGAATAAAATTGGCATGTCTGGATTTTGGGTACAGAATAACGATTTTAATGTCTATTGGAGTAATGCAAAAAGTATGGCTCGTTTTGGACTTTTAATCTACGCTAAAGGGAAATGGGAAAATGAACAAATAATCCCTGAAGATTATTTGAATGACGCTATAAATACTTCTCAAAATATTAATGAAGCATATGGGTATTTATGGTGGCTTAATGGAAAATCAACATATCATTTACCACAAAGTCAATTAGAGTTTTCCGGTAAATTAATACCTAATGCTCCAAACGACATGTATAGTGCTTTGGGGAAAAACGATCAGAAAATATACATCGTACCTAGCAAGAAATTAGTCATTATTAGAATGGGAAACTCCGCTGATAATGTAAATTTTGCGCTTTCTTCTTTTGACAATGACCTTTGGGAAAAGATAAGCACCTTAGTTAACTAG
- a CDS encoding DUF4295 domain-containing protein, translating to MAKKSVASLQTGSKRLTKAIKMVKSPKSGAYMFVESIMAPEQVNDFLNKK from the coding sequence ATGGCAAAGAAATCAGTAGCATCATTACAAACTGGATCTAAAAGATTAACAAAAGCTATTAAAATGGTAAAGTCTCCAAAATCTGGAGCCTATATGTTTGTTGAATCAATTATGGCACCAGAACAGGTAAACGACTTTTTGAATAAAAAATAA